A single genomic interval of Oncorhynchus mykiss isolate Arlee chromosome 13, USDA_OmykA_1.1, whole genome shotgun sequence harbors:
- the LOC110486898 gene encoding uncharacterized protein LOC110486898 isoform X2: MALVFSLSTLMFLLITGMETSKSLSQGPELKQVVQVDSGKDAVLECSVNISEKSTGNVNIEKVVWWRLDQNGLHKGGPVFKCNIFNQQSSNPRLQLNPKYQLPMPPANEKDKVVSLLVKETQPEDEGPYECVVNTDSGITHCNFMLKVTVLQYEPSTEKEIPKNSYMSVAAVCVVVGSLAIGLLLLKLFQARRLRQEPQDTAVPAEHNPSTRTGPFP; the protein is encoded by the exons ATGGCGTTGGTCTTCAGCTTGTCCACTCTCATGTTTCTCCTCATCACTGGGATGGAGACATCCAAAA GTCTAAGTCAGGGCCCAGAGTTGAAGCAGGTCGTCCAGGTGGACTCTGGGAAGGATGCAGTCCTAGAGTGCTCTGTGAACATCAGTGAGAAATCCACTGGTAATGTAAACATAGAGAAGGTCGTGTGGTGGAGGCTGGACCAGAATGGTCTTCACAAAGGTGGACCTGTGTTCAAATGCAACATATTCAATCAACAATCCTCCAATCCCAGGTTGCAGCTGAACCCAAAATATCAGCTTCCCATGCCACCTGCCAATGAGAAAGACAAAGTTGTGTCCCTGTTGGTCAAAGAAACCCAGCCTGAAGACGAGGGTCCGTATGAGTGTGTGGTGAACACTGACAGTGGAATCACACATTGTAACTTCATGCTGAAGGTCACAG tgttacagtaCGAGCCCAGCACTGAAAAGGAGATTCCAAAGAACAGTTACATGAGTGTGGCTGCTGTATGTGTGGTAGTAGGCTCTCTTGCCATTGGACTGCTGCTTCTCAAGCTGTTTCAAGCCAGAAGACTCAGACAAG AGCCTCAGGATACAGCAGTCCCAGCAGAGCACAACCCCAGCACCAGGACAGGACCGTTTCCGTAG
- the LOC118936426 gene encoding uncharacterized protein LOC118936426 yields MSALCLCCAIFLCLLCCTLAEKGSKGLLVQKQEGDTMTIHCSTSLPDQENLSVYMRLTKEILVLDQETEKLRGLNHERFKLRLTTNGRLNKMGITITNLTIEDSGAYWCVYSVYKKNKIEKTEGEGAVLLVVNDEECDQNDASSGLGMSWYLVLVSAVTAGSVLLLSLLILFIWVIPRLKAWRATIRPTQSKSSDVYEDMRTTIRRAHPPQMGY; encoded by the exons ATGTCTGCACTCTGTCTCTGTTGTGCAATCTTCCTCTGCCTTCTTTGCTGCACCTTGGCTGAGAAAG GGAGCAAGGGACTGCTGGTCCAAAAGCAGGAGGGAGACACTATGACCATCCACTGCAGCACCTCTCTGCCAGACCAAGAAAACCTGAGTGTGTACATGCGCCTAACAAAAGAGATTCTAGTCCTAGACCAGGAAACAGAAAAATTAAGAGGTTTGAACCACGAGAGGTTCAAACTCAGATTGACGACTAACGGAAGACTCAACAAAATGGGCATCACCATCACAAACCTGACCATAGAAGACTCTGGGGCCTActggtgtgtgtacagtgtttATAAGAAAAACAAGATTGAGAAGACTGAGGGGGAAGGAGCTGTTTTGCTGGTGGTAAATG ATGAGGAGTGTGACCAGAATGACGCATCCTCAGGGCTAGGAATGTCCTGGTATCTAGTCCTGGTCTCAGCTGTCACTGCTGGCTCTGTGCTTCTCCTGAGTCTGCTCATCCTCTTCATCTGGGTCATCCCCAGG TTAAAGGCATGGCGTGCAACGATTAGACCAACACAGAGCAAGAGTAGCGATGTCTATGAAGACATGCGCACCACCATTAGACGTGCACACCCCCCCCAGATGGGTTATTAG
- the LOC110486905 gene encoding uncharacterized protein LOC110486905 isoform X2 → MTIHCSTSLPDQENLSVYMRLTKEILVLYFHQETKKLTLHERFKLRLTTNGSLNKMDITITNLTIEDSGAFWCVYSVYKKNKIEKTEGEGAVLLVVNDEECDQNDASSGLGMSWYLVLVSAVTAGSVLLLSLLILFIWVIPRLKAWRATIRPTQSKSSDVYEDMRTTIRRAHPPQMGY, encoded by the exons ATGACCATCCACTGCAGCACCTCTCTGCCAGACCAAGAAAACCTGAGTGTGTACATGCGCCTAACAAAAGAGATTCTAGTCCTCTACTTTCACCAGGAAACAAAAAAATTAACCCTCCACGAGAGGTTCAAACTCAGATTGACGACTAACGGAAGTCTCAACAAAATGGACATCACCATCACAAACCTGACCATAGAAGACTCTGGGGCCTTctggtgtgtgtacagtgtttATAAGAAAAACAAGATTGAGAAGACTGAGGGGGAAGGAGCTGTTTTGCTGGTGGTGAATG ATGAGGAGTGTGACCAGAATGATGCATCCTCAGGGCTAGGAATGTCCTGGTATCTGGTCCTGGTCTCAGCTGTCACTGCTGGCTCTGTGCTTCTCCTGAGTCTGCTCATCCTCTTCATCTGGGTCATCCCCAGG TTAAAGGCATGGCGTGCAACGATTAGACCAACACAGAGCAAGAGTAGCGATGTCTATGAAGACATGCGCACCACCATTAGACGTGCACACCCCCCCCAGATGGGTTAT
- the LOC110486905 gene encoding uncharacterized protein LOC110486905 isoform X1 → MSALCLCCAIFLCLLCCTLAEKGSKGLLVRKQEGDTMTIHCSTSLPDQENLSVYMRLTKEILVLYFHQETKKLTLHERFKLRLTTNGSLNKMDITITNLTIEDSGAFWCVYSVYKKNKIEKTEGEGAVLLVVNDEECDQNDASSGLGMSWYLVLVSAVTAGSVLLLSLLILFIWVIPRLKAWRATIRPTQSKSSDVYEDMRTTIRRAHPPQMGY, encoded by the exons ATGTCTGCACTCTGTCTCTGTTGTGCAATCTTCCTCTGCCTTCTTTGCTGCACCTTGGCTGAGAAAG GGAGCAAGGGACTGCTGGTACGAAAGCAGGAGGGAGACACTATGACCATCCACTGCAGCACCTCTCTGCCAGACCAAGAAAACCTGAGTGTGTACATGCGCCTAACAAAAGAGATTCTAGTCCTCTACTTTCACCAGGAAACAAAAAAATTAACCCTCCACGAGAGGTTCAAACTCAGATTGACGACTAACGGAAGTCTCAACAAAATGGACATCACCATCACAAACCTGACCATAGAAGACTCTGGGGCCTTctggtgtgtgtacagtgtttATAAGAAAAACAAGATTGAGAAGACTGAGGGGGAAGGAGCTGTTTTGCTGGTGGTGAATG ATGAGGAGTGTGACCAGAATGATGCATCCTCAGGGCTAGGAATGTCCTGGTATCTGGTCCTGGTCTCAGCTGTCACTGCTGGCTCTGTGCTTCTCCTGAGTCTGCTCATCCTCTTCATCTGGGTCATCCCCAGG TTAAAGGCATGGCGTGCAACGATTAGACCAACACAGAGCAAGAGTAGCGATGTCTATGAAGACATGCGCACCACCATTAGACGTGCACACCCCCCCCAGATGGGTTAT
- the LOC110486898 gene encoding uncharacterized protein LOC110486898 isoform X1 → MALVFSLSTLMFLLITGMETSKSLSQGPELKQVVQVDSGKDAVLECSVNISEKSTGNVNIEKVVWWRLDQNGLHKGGPVFKCNIFNQQSSNPRLQLNPKYQLPMPPANEKDKVVSLLVKETQPEDEGPYECVVNTDSGITHCNFMLKVTGKLTVLQYEPSTEKEIPKNSYMSVAAVCVVVGSLAIGLLLLKLFQARRLRQEPQDTAVPAEHNPSTRTGPFP, encoded by the exons ATGGCGTTGGTCTTCAGCTTGTCCACTCTCATGTTTCTCCTCATCACTGGGATGGAGACATCCAAAA GTCTAAGTCAGGGCCCAGAGTTGAAGCAGGTCGTCCAGGTGGACTCTGGGAAGGATGCAGTCCTAGAGTGCTCTGTGAACATCAGTGAGAAATCCACTGGTAATGTAAACATAGAGAAGGTCGTGTGGTGGAGGCTGGACCAGAATGGTCTTCACAAAGGTGGACCTGTGTTCAAATGCAACATATTCAATCAACAATCCTCCAATCCCAGGTTGCAGCTGAACCCAAAATATCAGCTTCCCATGCCACCTGCCAATGAGAAAGACAAAGTTGTGTCCCTGTTGGTCAAAGAAACCCAGCCTGAAGACGAGGGTCCGTATGAGTGTGTGGTGAACACTGACAGTGGAATCACACATTGTAACTTCATGCTGAAGGTCACAGGTAAGCTCACAG tgttacagtaCGAGCCCAGCACTGAAAAGGAGATTCCAAAGAACAGTTACATGAGTGTGGCTGCTGTATGTGTGGTAGTAGGCTCTCTTGCCATTGGACTGCTGCTTCTCAAGCTGTTTCAAGCCAGAAGACTCAGACAAG AGCCTCAGGATACAGCAGTCCCAGCAGAGCACAACCCCAGCACCAGGACAGGACCGTTTCCGTAG